The following DNA comes from Marinilactibacillus sp. Marseille-P9653.
CAAGTACGGTCTGAGTTTCTGATTGATCAGCTAGCGCTTTTTTCTTTCCATCCACACCATAAAAACTTGCTTTGAATTTCTTACGAGACTTGATGAAGTTTCCATCTATTGTCCAGTATTCTTCTGGTTTGAATTGCTTGATTTCATCTTCTCGATCACAAATGATCTTAAGTGCTACCGATTGAACACGCCCTGCACTTAATCCACGTTTCACTTTCTTCCATAGAAGAGGACTGATTTGGTATCCTACAATACGGTCAAGAACACGTCTAGCTTGCTGGGAATCGATTAGATTTTCATCTAAATCTCTCGGATTCTTGAGCGCATTTTTAACAGCATCTTTGGTAATTTCATTGAATACAACTCGGTTTTTCTCATCGTCTCGCAAATCTAATAAATAACTCAAATGCCAGGCGATTGCTTCTCCTTCGCGATCCGGATCGGCTGCGAGAAAAACTTTTTCAGCTTTTTTTGCGTATTTTTTTAGATCTTTAATAACCGGGCCTTTGCCTCGTATCGTAATATAGTCAGGTTCATAGTTGTTTTCAAAATCTACACCCATTCTACTTTTAGGCAAATCTCTGATATGACCTAAACTCGCTACTACTTTATAATTTCTACCAAGATATTTTTCAATTGTTTTTGCTTTAGCTGGTGACTCCACAATGACCAAATATTTATAAGCCAAATGAACGGCCCCTTTCGTTAGCTCTGATTTGTAAGATTTAAACTAGATGATTCAGTTTGGAATGGCACGATTTAACCGTTGATATCCGTTAATATTTTGCCTCTAATGCCATATTCTTTTCATTATGAAAGAATCGTTACTCATCATATGCTATACGAATAGGGTTTGTCAACTTGCAAGATCAAAAAAAGTTAAAGGGTCCATCTATCCCTCATGAAAAATGACCGTTTAAAAGTTTATATCCTCTATTACATCATTAGCTGATGTTATCAGTTTTGCACCTATTTTGATCAATTCATTTGTTCCAGCAGATCGTTCTTCAAAAATCGATCCGGGGACAGCGTAAACGTCTCGATTTTGCTCTAGTGCCTGATAGGCAGTAATCAGACTCCCGCTTCTTTTTTTGGCTTCAATGACGATAACACCAGAACTGATTCCCGAGATAATTCTATTTCTCAGTGGGAAATGGTGTTTGAGTGGCCTAGTTCCTAAAGGAAACTCTGATAAGATCAACTGCTCTTTTTCAATTTTCCTCTGTAATCGTTGATTTTCTCCCGGATAATACCGATCTAAGCCTGTACCGATAACCGCAATCGTTTGGCCACGAGCACGTATACTCGCTTCATGCGCTCGGGTGTCTATTCCTCTAGCCAATCCACTTGAAATCGTGATCCCTTGTTTAACGAGTTCCGGTACGAGTGTGTCTACACTTTTTTGTCCATATACCGTACATTCTCTTGCACCAACAATTCCTACAATATTAGAAGATAACCAATCATAGCTTCCTTTATAGAACAAAACCAGTGGTGGTAAGAAAATTTCTTTTAACATAAATGGATAAGAAGGATCATCTACCGACACGTATGATACCTCATAACTTTTTAAAGAGTGCAGTTGTTTATGAACATCAAAATTGGATTTGAATTCAAAAAAAGAAGCCTTCTTTTTTTCAGAAAGCTTCTCATATTGTCTGAACGTGTCTTGAAAAATCGGGTCTTCTTGGTAAAACTCATTTAAAAAACACCATTTTTCTTTAATCGTCCATTTTGTGTAGTGAGCTAATATAAAACACGTTTCTGAGAGACTTAGATAATCGTTCAAGTATACACACTCCTTATATAATAGTAGAAACTTACTCAGAAGCTTCTTACTTATATATACTGACTGATAAATTTTAACTTAACGAAACTCCTGTCTTTCTCTTACTGGTGCAAAAGATAGTCGGTGGATGGGTGTGATTCCTAGTAAGTCCAACCCTTCTAAATGCTGTTTTGTACCGTAACCAGCATTTTTATCCAATCCGTATCCGGGATATTGCTCATGATAAGCTTCCATCATTTTATCTCTAGTCACTTTTGCCAAGATACTAGCGGCTGCGATCGAAACACTACGTG
Coding sequences within:
- the dprA gene encoding DNA-processing protein DprA, encoding MNDYLSLSETCFILAHYTKWTIKEKWCFLNEFYQEDPIFQDTFRQYEKLSEKKKASFFEFKSNFDVHKQLHSLKSYEVSYVSVDDPSYPFMLKEIFLPPLVLFYKGSYDWLSSNIVGIVGARECTVYGQKSVDTLVPELVKQGITISSGLARGIDTRAHEASIRARGQTIAVIGTGLDRYYPGENQRLQRKIEKEQLILSEFPLGTRPLKHHFPLRNRIISGISSGVIVIEAKKRSGSLITAYQALEQNRDVYAVPGSIFEERSAGTNELIKIGAKLITSANDVIEDINF